aatttgccgatttgtcgatttgccggaaattttcattttcggcgatttgctggaaattttcattttcagcaatttgccgatttgtcgatttgccggaaattttctttttcggcaatttgccagtttgacgatttgccggaaacttcgATTTCGGTtaattgccggtttaccgatttgccggaattttcattttctgcaatttgccggtttaccgatttgccggaattttcatttttgacaaattgacgatttgccggtttgccggaaattttcatagaatttgcctacttttcaaaatacatgtaggaacatttataggatgcgtacaatttagccgattgaaattgaaaatctgaaatttccaaaaaaaatgtgcaaaaacacaatttgccggtttgccggtttgccaatttgacCTTCaaattcttccaatttttcaaaaaatttcttttcattcCAGACTGCTTCCAACGATCCGCTTGAACGCCGAAATTTCGGGTGAAGCTGCCGAACGTCTCAAATCAGTATTCAGCGAGGGAGTTATTGCTATCGAGAAGAAAGGAGGTAGAtcataaatcaatttttaggaaacacaccaatttttttaaaatttcagccaaacgAATTGCTGTTGTCAAGGATGCTCGCAAGGATACGTGCAGTCGTAACGTGTTCCGCCACGAAGATCTGTCGAAAGTTGTTCAATTGGGAAAGAACAAACAGCATTTCATTTGTTAGTGGCAGGgctgaattcgaaaaaaaaaactgaaattcatgaatttttcgcatttttttggttttttttccaaaaaaaaatacacgaaAAGTTGTCGAAAAACAAACCCCAATTTTGTTAAAGTTTGAAaccttattttgaaaattttaaatatttttgccaaattttaactcttttttttaattttgagagtggtttttttggaaaatgtataagtaattttttttggagccggagtttttatatattttttttcgctttttttttcgaaaaaaaaagaattttcgcCAGAAACATGGTACAGACGTgccgtttttcgattttttttttgaaaaaatttttaaaacgaaaagttgaaaaattggaaattgggaaaagaaaatttttgagttttcgaacttaaaaaaaacgaaaaaatttttaaaaaaaatgttcagaaaattaaaattgagcagaaactggggaaaattcgaaaaattctgaaaaattcacaaaaaaaacccattttttcgaacttttttccgataaaattacaaaaatcctaaattttctacttttcaaGGGCCcgaatttttgtggaaaattagtaaaaatcgGTTAAAATTAACCattaaatatgattttttctaatggggttattcaagtaatgtagcaattttttttttttttcgcaaaaatttttttacactttttaattttccgacactacttgaataaccccataaatcaattttatcgaaactgatgagaaaaaaaaatttaacgaaaaaaaaacacaaaatttcgtcgtcagaaatttttcgatttttcccaagttttctaatttttttggttgagaaagtcgattttttttaaatataaaaaaaaaaccgaaaaaaacgtaggaaaaaagagggaaaaactataaacttatttaaaaataaattatatttcaatgagaaaaatgaaaatttcttcaaaaatacaaaaaaaaaccaaaaaaccatttaaaaaaattgccaaaatttcaaatttctttttttttaaactgaaaaaaaaacacacaaaaaatttttcacaatttttaccggcaaattcggcaaattggcaatttgccggtttgccgatttgccggaaattttgaattccggcaattttagtttttttttcagtcagtgTAGAGTCGACTGGAGCTCTGAAATCGTCTGAATTGGTGGTTGAAGCCTGTAAAGTCATGGAAATCAAGTGTCGTTCTCTTCGCAAACAAATCGAGGCTCTTATTCAATAATCcccgtttttttgaaattttgttactatttttttattcgttatcctttttttttgttgttgtttgaCTACCCCTCAAGTTGTTACACTGTTCCgtcactttcttttttcttaatttgaatgaattttcgTGGCTTTTTTACCTTCAAATATCTCCTAGTTGGCCAAATggttgaaatttccattttttatttgttttttttgtagttttttaacaggttcatagaaaaatcattcattttttcggttttttcagaaaaaaattattaaaaaatggaaaaactccaaaattttgagctattttctcaaaatattggaaaacgaattcttttcgattttcagaaaaattagaaacaaaactttaaaaatcatcaatttttgtctatcctgatgaaaaaatataattttcttcaaaaaattaaaaaaaaaaaccaaaatttgaataaaaaattgtaaaactaacattttcggttttccggaaaatcgaaaaagcgaaaaatcttttctttgcagaaaaaaagaaaaatcaattttgttctaaaaaatatcCTTTTTCGAAATACTGGAAAAACGGGgcagttttcgaatttttttcagaaaattgaaaaaaaaacgattgtttttagaaaactagcaaaaattcaatattttgtcgaattatataatttctaaaaaataccaaaattttaagtaattttttttaaaacaatttttttaatatcgaaaaaataaaaatttattagattagattttttttcggagagaaaaaagaagaaaattaacaaaaaaaatggataagattatttttccaaattttttttattttcagaacaattttcaaataacttttgaaaaataaaaaattttcgattatgttgataaaaaaatataactttcttttaaaaaaaattaataaaaaaaccaaaaaaaaatcgaaaaatctttttaaaaatttatcaaattgttgttctaaaaaatgttttttttttcagaaaaatcagaaaatccaatatttcatcaaattttataatttctaaaaattgccaaaatttccagcaaattcttgaaaaatcaattttttataccaaaaaaaaacgaaaatttttcgatttttctgaaaaatccgaCTTGTAAggcttcgaaaaaaatttcagcttttttcagatttctatgtgacaaaagagaaaaaggacAAGGAGGAAGGATGGGATTGCCTATGATTCAAGTATTTATGATTGCCGCCCGGCAGGTCTCCAAACCAATTGCCGATGCGGTGCTCCGATATGGAAAAGATCATCCAGTTTTTAGGAATAAGCTGTTACTTCCCATTGGAAGAGGTATCGAATTTTGCGCAACGTGGTGTCAGGATGTCCCATGAACACGAACATggcggaaaaatattttttgaaaatttgtgacgtcacaacgCTCTCcgattttcgtgaaatttctttataatttttcaaaaaactgtttcaatttaatttctaaaattttatattacaCCTGGAGAAATTGAGgcaaaatacaataaaaaacgagtaatttcaattaaaacaatttttttttgttgaaaaatcaaaaattcataaaaaaaattcacgaaaactCAGTAAATGAACGGTTTTACTGAGTTTcttaatgatttttcaacaaaaaaatcgttttaattgaaattatttattttcattgtaTTTTGCTTCAATTTCTCCACTTAACttgctaaatttttggaatttcggtaaaatatcaaatttttactcacgaaaatcaaaaaatcgatgtaaaaataattattcgaaatgcgctgtgacgtcacagattttcaaaaaaatattttcgcgCCATTTTTGTGTGCATAAAGACACCTTTTGCAAGAAATTCagatttaaataatttattttttttgccaggTCTCGTCCGTTTCACATCACGTCTCCGAATGAAACGTCTTGGTTTGGGTGAACCAATAAGTCAGGCTCCGATTTCAGAATCTGCAGCTTTGGAGCAAGCTTCTGATTTTGTGCAGCAACTTGTGCTCTTCTCATATTCGGTCGGCGTCTTTGCCGGTTATTACTTTTATACGAAAATGACGACACCtgaatcgctgaaaattgaggattATGAAGAGTTTAAGCAACAACAGGAGAgggtacattttttttcaattttcggaaaaatcgaaaaagaatacaaaaaacattgtttttgtcgaaaaaaaactcaaaaaaaaaaagaaaaaatgctttttttcgaaataacacgaaaatgcaaaaaaaaaactttctaaaaaaaatgaaaaaaaaagcgaaaaaaatgtttgtttgtaaaagaacacgaaaaaaaaaatttttttctaaaaaaaacacaaaaaagctttaaaaaatttctgaaaaaacgaaaaagcgaaaaaaatattttttttctgaaaaataacatgaaaatgcacaaaaatgtttttcagttggtttttttttttgaaaaacgtgtgtattttgactgaaattgcactctttttataatttcgacagtgatttttttttgttggaaaaattgtaaaatttatgaatttatgcattttttgctcccatttctcaaaaaaaaaatggccaaaattcaaagctattttcaaaaaaaataaaacgataacggaaaacttttgattttctaaaaattctaaaaacgaaaaaaaaaattcgtttcgTTCGATTTAAGTGAAGttttagggattttttttcgaagaaaaccgaaaatttgagaaaattacccgaaaattcaatttttataaaattttgattattttgatgacaaaatttagaaaaaaccgaaattttaaactattttcgaaaaatcggatttttctaaaattcgaaaaaaaaacgaataaatttccatttttttagtgaaaaatcttcaaaaaataaatttccaggcAATCAAGGAGCTCCGTCTACAAGTCGAATCGCTCGAGCAACGGTTAGCAGCTcaacaaaaacgaaatttctTCTCACAACTAGGATTTTCAAAGGAAAATGGCGATGAGTCACCACCGAAA
This is a stretch of genomic DNA from Caenorhabditis elegans chromosome V. It encodes these proteins:
- the H43I07.1 gene encoding OPA3-like protein (Confirmed by transcript evidence) yields the protein MGLPMIQVFMIAARQVSKPIADAVLRYGKDHPVFRNKLLLPIGRGLVRFTSRLRMKRLGLGEPISQAPISESAALEQASDFVQQLVLFSYSVGVFAGYYFYTKMTTPESLKIEDYEEFKQQQERAIKELRLQVESLEQRLAAQQKRNFFSQLGFSKENGDESPPKPSQQAPPPEKPSEEKKPATESLKQRFQRISSLPIDAAASLILDGTYDDD
- the H43I07.1 gene encoding Peroxin-14 (Confirmed by transcript evidence); the protein is MGLPMIQVFMIAARQVSKPIADAVLRYGKDHPVFRNKLLLPIGRGLVRFTSRLRMKRLGLGEPISQAPISESAALEQASDFVQQLVLFSYSVGVFAGYYFYTKMTTPESLKIEDYEEFKQQQERAIKELRLQVESLEQRLAAQQKRNFFSQLGFSKENGDESPPKPSQQAPPPEKPSEEKKPATESLKQRFQRISSLPIDAAASLILDDEEYLVVRRGSSVGIELSVNFAARGDRLRYRIPSPKLRESCAQMALKEAACHVIGAKDRSRFRYVNS
- the H43I07.1 gene encoding OPA3-like protein (Confirmed by transcript evidence), whose amino-acid sequence is MGLPMIQVFMIAARQVSKPIADAVLRYGKDHPVFRNKLLLPIGRGLVRFTSRLRMKRLGLGEPISQAPISESAALEQASDFVQQLVLFSYSVGVFAGYYFYTKMTTPESLKIEDYEEFKQQQERAIKELRLQVESLEQRLAAQQKRNFFSQLGFSKENGDESPPKPSQQAPPPEKPSEEKKPATESLKQRFQRISSLPIDAAASLILDGRRRTTNPQAEPR